The genome window GTCGCCGGCTGATGCGAAGAATTTGAACGCGGCGCAGCTTACCTTCGTCAGCGGCGAGGGCCTGGAAGGCTGGATGGACCGGCTGATCACCGCCTCGGGCTATAAGGGCAAGCCGGTCACCGTCTCCGAAGGCATCGACGTCAGCACCATGGAAGAGGACGGCGAGAAGATCACCGATCCGCATGTCTGGAACAGCCCCGTCAACGTCAAGATCTGGGTCGCCAATATCGAAAAGGCGCTGTCAGCGGCCGATCCCGCGGACGCCGCCGCCTTCAGGGCCAATGCCGAGAACTACACGAAGACGCTGGACGCGCTGAACGCCTACGCCCATGCGAAATTCGACAAGGTGGCCGACGATCGCCGCAAGGTGCTGACCAGCCACGATGCCTTCGGTTATTTCGGCCGCGAATATAATGTCAGCTTCCTCGCCCCACTCGGTCTGTCCACGGAAAGCGAGGCATCGGCCGCCGACGTCGCCAAGCTGATCGAACAGATCAAGAGCGAGCATGTGAAGGCCTATTTCTTCGAGAATTCCAACGATCCGCGCCTGGTCAAGCAGGTCGCCAAGGCAACCGGTGCCGAGCCCGGCGGCGAGCTTTATGTCGAGTCCCTGTCCGACGCCAAGGGGCCGGCGCCGACCTACGAGAAGATGTTCAAATACAATGTCGACCAGCTCGCCGCCGCCATGGCGAAATCGAGCTGACAATCGAGGACTGTGGGTCGTGCGCCGATCGTCGCTTATCAAGCACTCTCTCGACGGCGCTCGACACCCTTGACCTTCAGGATATCGTCAACGGCAGGGGAAGCCAAAAACTCCGACAGCCGTTTCGCAGCTTTCGCGTCCCTTGAATCGACGCTGATGCCAATGGCGAAGTCAATATAACTTTGGAGTTCTGCCGGAAACTGACCGACAAGCACGACCTCGGGAGCCGCGGCGAGAATCGAAGTCACGGGAACGACTGCCAACTCGGCTTCCCCACGGCCTACCGCCAGCGCCGTCTGCCCTCCCGCTATGGCCACGAGCTTGGGCTTCACCTCATCGGCTATTCCCAGGCGATCCAGCAAGCCCAAGAAGTAGCCACCGCTGGTTCCGTCACTGGCGTAGGCAATTGATGCCGCGCTCTTCAAGGCATCTGTGAATGCTTCTACCGACCCGATGTCGAGCGGTCTACTGCCCGCCTTGGCCGCCACGCCCATCCCTATTCTGCCGAACGCGACGTCACTCCCGCCCATGACCTTTCCCAAGGCGGTCAGATCCCGAACCATGGGCGGATTGATGATGACGAGGTCAAACGCTTCCCCGGCCTCAATCTGCTTCTTTACTGTCGGATTGACCTCCCACTTGACCGCAACCGTCAATCCCGTGGCGGTTTCGAACCGGGGAAGGAGGGCAAGGACGGCGGGTCGAACCGCGATCGCGCCAAAAAGCCGGATTTCCTGAGTCATGGCCCAACCCGAGGTCGGTGAAACGATGTCCGCTACGATACGGCTCCAGCCTGCATTCGGCAACTGCCGGCCATTCTCAGAGGTTGAGGTCGAAGACCAGCATGCCGGCAAGGCCGCATCCGTCGACGAGGCGATGCGCTCGCCCATGATCACATGCTCGGGATGGATGAGTCTGCTCAAGGCAGGATAAAGCCGAAGACCGCAATTGAAACGGCACGTGAAGGTTCTGGCAATCTCTAACTTTTTGTTTTAACGCAACTCCGGACGGAAAACCGTTTCGCACTTTTCCTGGAATTGCTCTAATTTCGCCGCCCAAACGAAAGGGCAGGCCTTCAAACAAAAGCTTGGGAACGGTACTGCGCTTCCAGGAACTGGACTGCTCTAAAGATTGAGGTCGAAGACCAGGATGCCGGCGAGGCCTCCATCCGTCGACGAGGCGATGCGCTCGCCGACGATCACATGTTCGGGATGGATGAGATAGGCATCGCGTGCCGCGGCGCTTTCGAAGGTCACGGCAAAACCGTCGACGAAGCCGCCATCCAGGCCCTCGGGCGAAACATTCGGTCCGTATTTGATATCCAATATGCCGGGAATGACCTGTTTCAGGGCGACGATCGCCGCAAACAGCGACTCCTTGTCCTCGGTCGTCACCGCGGTCTTCAGCCGCAGGAATACGCAGTGCAGGATCATCCGTGGTCCTCCCGATTTTCTGTGGCCCGATTTTCTTTGGGTGGAGAATAGCGGCGAAAGCCGGGAGGGCAATGAGATTTATTTTCACGCAAGCGTTGCGCCGCAAGCCGAGGCCCGGGCAGATTACATCTGGTCGGTCTTGACCAGGGGCCGCTTGTAGATCTTCTGGACGAGATCGCTTGCCAGCGCGCGGGCTTCGTCCTTCTCGGCCGCTGTCATCGGTCTGCAGGTGTTCCTGGTGTTGGAACTGTCGAGCACGGTCGTCGAACCGGAATTGGCGATGACCAGATGCCAGCTGCAGGAGGCGACCTTGTCGATGGCGACAGCACCATGGCAACCGGTGGACAGGCAGAAGGCAACGGTCACCTGCGCCCCGTGGTCGCCTTTATAGGCCAGCTCGACGGCTTTCTTGATATCCGTGACCCATCGCTCGCATTGCGCCTGTTTTGCCCCCGGCTGGCAGCTCTTGGTAACGGGAGTGATATCGCCGGCCTGAAGCGGCGATACGCAAAAAACACCCATCGAGAGGGTGAGCAGAAACTTGAGCATGGGATTTTCCTTGTGCAAGCAATGAGAGGCGCACATCGCAGGCCGTTGGTCAATGGCCCTTTATGAGAGGGAAGGGCGCGCGCCGGGCAGACGCCGGCGTACCGGTGAAAAATGCGATCTCAGCTTGCGTTCAGCCGTCTACGGACGATGCTTGCGTGGAATTTGGCGCCATGGAGGAGTCCGTCGTCGTTGAAATCGTAGTTCGGATTGTGAAGCGGCGCTGAGTCTTCGCCATTGCCCAGGAAGACGAAGCAGCCGGGGACATGTTCGAGGAAGCGCGCGAAGTCTTCCGATCCGGTCATCGGCTCGCGCCGGACCTTGATGTTCTCGGACGCAAAGACGCTGCGGGCTGCGGCAAATGCTTCCTCGACCAGGGCGGCATCATTGAGAAGGGGAACGAATTCTCTCGTATAGTTCACCTCGGCCGAGACATTATGGGCGAGTGCGGTGCCCTCCGCGATGCGGCGCATCTGCTTCTCGATCTCCGCGCTGACCTCGGGGCGGAAGCTGCGGGCATCGCCCAGAATGCGCGCCAGTCCAGGCAGAGCGTTGCGGGTGCCGTCGGTCAGCAGTTCCGTCACGGAGACGACGCCGATATCCGTCGGATCGAGCCTTCGGGAAACGATCGTCTGGAGGTTCGTCACCACTATGCAGGCGGCGACCAGGACTTCGTTGCCCCAGTGCGGACGCGCGGCGTGTCCGCCGACGCCCTTGAGCACTATCTCGAAATTGTCTTCCGCCGACATGATCGCGCCGACGCGGGTCTGGAAAACGCCGACCGGAAGACCTGGCATGTTGTGCAGGCCGTAGATTTCGTCGAATGGAAAGCGCGTCATCAGACCATCGGCGAGCATCGCCAACGCACCTTTGCCCCACTCCTCGGCAGGCTGAAAAATGAACCGGACAGTGCCGTCGAAATCGCCGTCTTCCGACAGCATCCTGGCGGCGCCAAGCAGCATCGCCGTATGGCCGTCATGGCCGCAGGCATGCATCACACCGGCGCTCTGCGACCGATAGGACTTCTCTCCCTGTTCGGTGATCCGAAGGGCATCCATGTCGGCGCGCAGCGCGATGGAGCGGTTGCCGCCGCCGCGCCTCAGGGTTCCGACAACCCCTGTGCCTCCAACACCTTCGACAACCTCGTCGAGCCCGAACTCCCGCAGCTTTTGCGCGACGAAAGCCGCCGTCCGCTGCTCCTCGAAGCCGAACTCGGGATGGCTGTGAAGGTCCCGCCTCCAGGTGGTCATTTCCTGTTCCAGCATCTGGTAGTCCACGCTCATTTCGGCAGTTCCCCTGTTGCAAGTCCGCAAACGACGTCGAGGAGGATATTCGCCCCCGCGACAAGCTCCGTGTCGGCCGTGAACTCCTTCGGATTGTGACTGATGCCGCCGCGGCTGGGCACGAAGATCATCGCGCTGGGCGCAATACCGGCGATCATCTGGGCGTCATGACCGTCCCCCAACCGGACGAGCCTGCCGCCTGCATCACGGCCGATCTCGCCGAGTTCTGCGATCCGTCCGAGCAGGCGAGAGGAATCGATCGAACGATGGCTCAACCTGAAGCTCCGGTCTTGTGTTTCGCGGCGACCGCGGCTGGTGACAGCCCGACGATCTCTTCATATTTGCCGGGGTCGGTCGCGCCTTCGGTGTTCACCAGGAAGATGCGGGAATGTCCGTCGAGAGACAGTGCTTGCCGGATCGCCGGATCGCCGATGGCGCCGATCAGCCCGGCAAGACCCACTCCGCCGCTTTCGCCGGCGACGATCGCGGGGTCGTTTCCAGCGGGATCGGCAAGCCGCTTCATCACTGCGATCGCGTCGTCTTCATCCACCGTCATGAATGCGTCGGCGACCCGGGAGAGAATACGCCAGGCGACGAGGGAAGGTTCGTAGCATTCGAGCATCGCCATGATAGTCGGCTCGCCGTGGGCAACGGTCACCAAATGTCCCGCCCGAGCCGTTTCGAACAGGCAGGCGGCGCGGGCGGGATCGACGACGATGAAGGTCGGGCGTTTGTCGCCGAAGGCGATGGCCATGTGGCCTGCGACAGCGGCGGCGATCCCGCCGACACCTGCCTGAATGAAGACATGGGTCGGCGGTTGCGGCATTGCCCTCAGGGCTTCCCGGACAAGGGCGGTGTAACCCTGCATCACCAGCCCGGGAATGCGCTCATAGCCGGGCCATGAGGTGTCCGACACGATCGTCCAGCCTTTTTCTTCGGCAATGCGCGCGGCCTCCCGAACGGAATCATCATAGGTCCCGTCGACACGGATCATATCCGCGCCGAAGCGAGCGATGGCGGCGACACGTTCGTCGCTGACACCGGAATGCACTGAGATCACCGCCCGTGCTCCCACCAGCTGCGCACCCTGCGCCACCGAGCGGCCGTGATTGCCGTCGGTGGCGCAGGCCACCGTCATCGTCTCGGCGATTTTGCGGACAGTCGAAGAATGCAATTCCGAGATATCGATTGCGCGGCCGAGCCTGTGCGCCGCTTCATCGAGGACGAGCCGGATCACGGCATAGGCGCCGCCAAGCGCCTTGAAGCTCCCGAGGCCGAGGCGGTGGCCTTCGTCCTTCATGTGGATCGAGGCGACACCGATTTCGGCGGCCAGCGCCGGCAGAGCGACGAGCGGCGTTTCCGCATGGTTTTCCCGGAAGGTCAGGTGGCGCTCGACGGCGTTTGCGGCATCCAGGCCGAGGATTTCGGCGTCGCGTGGGTCAAGCGGCTGACGATAGTCGGAAGAGCTGTTCAGCAGAAACATGGGCGCCTCACTTGCGTTGTCCTTTGAAACATATTGCAGCCGACGTGAAAAAGGCGCTGTATTTCGCGGGTATTTTTGCAAGTTTGTTTCGTTGGAGCCTTCATTTTGAGCCGACCGGGAAAATTTCCGCAGCTGGATGCTTTTGACCGCAAAATCCTGGCGATCCTGCAAAGGGACAATAGCACGCCGCAGCGGACCATCGGCGAAGCCGTCGGCCTGTCTGCGCCGGCCGTCCAACGCCGGATCAAACGGATGGCAGAGGAGGGGGTCATCCAGGCGAACGTCGCGGTTCTCGACCCCGCAGCGCTTGGGCAATCGATCACCATCTTCGTGGAGGTGGAGGTTATCAGCGAAACGTCAAAACAGATCGAAGAGGCCAAAAGCCAGTTCGCGGCCGCGCCTGAAATCCAGCAATGCTACTACGTCACCGGCGAGGCGGATTTCGTTTTGGTCATCGTCGTCCCGGCAATGGCCGACTACGAGGCTCTGACGCGGCGGCTGTTTTTCGGCAATAACAACGTCAAGCGCTTTCGGACATTCGTCGCGATGGATCGGGTGAAGGTCGGCTTGAGCGTTCCCGTCGAGCGCTGAGGCCGATCGCCCGGTCAGGCGCGCTTCGTCAGCGGAAAGCGCTCCCGAAGCAGCCGCAGCACCGATTCCGAAGGGATTGGCGGCCCGAAGAGATAGCTCTGTCCGTAGCTGCAGCCCATCTTGGCGAGTTCGATCGCATCCTCGTTGGATTCGATCCCCTCCGCCACCACCGTCATCTCAAGCTCGCGCGCCATCGATATCACCGAACGGAGCACGGTCGCCTTCTTGTCGCTGCCGTCGCGCACAAGCGCCTTGTCGAGCTTGATCATGTCGAAGGGGAAGCGGGTGAGATAGGCGAGCGACGAATAGCCGGTGCCGAAATCGTCGAGCGCCAGGCCGATGCCGGCTTCCTTCAGCTTCTGTAAGACGAGGCGGGCCTGTTCCGGATTTTCCATCACCATGGATTCCGTCAGTTCGAGCTTGAGGCGCGATGGCTGGCAATGCGTCTTGGCGAGAACCGACCGCACATCGTCATAGAGTTCGTTGTTGAGCAGTTGCACGCTCGACAGATTGATCGAGACGAAGATCGGCAGTTCGCCGGTCTGGTTCTGCCAGCTCATCAGATCGTTGGTCGCCTGTTCCAGCGCAAACATGCCGAGCGGACCGATGAGATCGGAGGCTTCGGCGATCGGAATGAATTCGGATGGCTGGATATTGCCGCGTTTGGGATGTTCCCAGCGCATCAACGCCTCGAAACCGGCGACCTCGACATCTTCAAGCCTGGCGATCGGCTGGTAGACCATCGACAATTCCTTGCGCTCGATGGCGCGGCGCAGATCGGTTTCCAGCTGCAGCCGGTCGGTGCCGAAGTCGCGGAAGGCCGGCTGGAACGGCTCGACGCGGTTGCCGCCGGCCCGTTTGGCCCGGTACATGGCAAGCTCGGCGTCGCTGAGCAGGCCGGTGGCGCTTTCCTGCCGGTCGACCCAGGAGGCAAGCCCGACCGAGGCCGTCAGGATGATCTCGCGATTGGCGAAG of Rhizobium sp. BT04 contains these proteins:
- a CDS encoding metal ABC transporter solute-binding protein, Zn/Mn family, with amino-acid sequence MNPHRLLLSAAIPALMALSAMPASAQTLKVVASFTVLADVVKQVGGEHVKVTSLVGPNGDPHEFEPSPADAKNLNAAQLTFVSGEGLEGWMDRLITASGYKGKPVTVSEGIDVSTMEEDGEKITDPHVWNSPVNVKIWVANIEKALSAADPADAAAFRANAENYTKTLDALNAYAHAKFDKVADDRRKVLTSHDAFGYFGREYNVSFLAPLGLSTESEASAADVAKLIEQIKSEHVKAYFFENSNDPRLVKQVAKATGAEPGGELYVESLSDAKGPAPTYEKMFKYNVDQLAAAMAKSS
- a CDS encoding substrate-binding domain-containing protein, with translation MTQEIRLFGAIAVRPAVLALLPRFETATGLTVAVKWEVNPTVKKQIEAGEAFDLVIINPPMVRDLTALGKVMGGSDVAFGRIGMGVAAKAGSRPLDIGSVEAFTDALKSAASIAYASDGTSGGYFLGLLDRLGIADEVKPKLVAIAGGQTALAVGRGEAELAVVPVTSILAAAPEVVLVGQFPAELQSYIDFAIGISVDSRDAKAAKRLSEFLASPAVDDILKVKGVERRRESA
- a CDS encoding Dabb family protein gives rise to the protein MILHCVFLRLKTAVTTEDKESLFAAIVALKQVIPGILDIKYGPNVSPEGLDGGFVDGFAVTFESAAARDAYLIHPEHVIVGERIASSTDGGLAGILVFDLNL
- a CDS encoding M20 aminoacylase family protein; translation: MSVDYQMLEQEMTTWRRDLHSHPEFGFEEQRTAAFVAQKLREFGLDEVVEGVGGTGVVGTLRRGGGNRSIALRADMDALRITEQGEKSYRSQSAGVMHACGHDGHTAMLLGAARMLSEDGDFDGTVRFIFQPAEEWGKGALAMLADGLMTRFPFDEIYGLHNMPGLPVGVFQTRVGAIMSAEDNFEIVLKGVGGHAARPHWGNEVLVAACIVVTNLQTIVSRRLDPTDIGVVSVTELLTDGTRNALPGLARILGDARSFRPEVSAEIEKQMRRIAEGTALAHNVSAEVNYTREFVPLLNDAALVEEAFAAARSVFASENIKVRREPMTGSEDFARFLEHVPGCFVFLGNGEDSAPLHNPNYDFNDDGLLHGAKFHASIVRRRLNAS
- a CDS encoding diaminopropionate ammonia-lyase codes for the protein MFLLNSSSDYRQPLDPRDAEILGLDAANAVERHLTFRENHAETPLVALPALAAEIGVASIHMKDEGHRLGLGSFKALGGAYAVIRLVLDEAAHRLGRAIDISELHSSTVRKIAETMTVACATDGNHGRSVAQGAQLVGARAVISVHSGVSDERVAAIARFGADMIRVDGTYDDSVREAARIAEEKGWTIVSDTSWPGYERIPGLVMQGYTALVREALRAMPQPPTHVFIQAGVGGIAAAVAGHMAIAFGDKRPTFIVVDPARAACLFETARAGHLVTVAHGEPTIMAMLECYEPSLVAWRILSRVADAFMTVDEDDAIAVMKRLADPAGNDPAIVAGESGGVGLAGLIGAIGDPAIRQALSLDGHSRIFLVNTEGATDPGKYEEIVGLSPAAVAAKHKTGASG
- a CDS encoding Lrp/AsnC family transcriptional regulator → MSRPGKFPQLDAFDRKILAILQRDNSTPQRTIGEAVGLSAPAVQRRIKRMAEEGVIQANVAVLDPAALGQSITIFVEVEVISETSKQIEEAKSQFAAAPEIQQCYYVTGEADFVLVIVVPAMADYEALTRRLFFGNNNVKRFRTFVAMDRVKVGLSVPVER